From the genome of Eucalyptus grandis isolate ANBG69807.140 chromosome 2, ASM1654582v1, whole genome shotgun sequence, one region includes:
- the ISU1 gene encoding iron-sulfur cluster assembly protein 1-like (The RefSeq protein has 1 substitution, 1 non-frameshifting indel compared to this genomic sequence), translated as MLRLGAKKLAGLAGAAAGPARVVPPLRLYHERVVDHYNNPRNVGSFDKNDPAVGTGLVGAPACGDVMKLQIKVDEETGKIVDARFKTFGCGSAIASSSVATEWVKGKQMEEVLSIKNTEIAKHLSLPPVKLHCSMLAEDAIKAAVKDYEAKRAKLDGSSDSAKDAPLEKAADA; from the exons ATGCTGAGGCTCGGCGTGAAGAAGCTCGCGGGGCTGGCCGGCGCCGCCGCGGGGCCGGCGGCGGGGACGGGGCCGGCGCGGGTGGTGCCGCCGCTGCGGCTGTACCACGAGCGGGTGGTGGACCACTACAACAACCCGAGGAACGTCGGGTCGTTCGACAAGAACGACCCGGCGGTCGGGACGGGGCTGGTCGGGGCGCCGGCGTGCGGCGACGTGATGAAGCTGCAGATCAAGGTCGACGAGGAGACCGGGAAGATCGTGGACGCGCGATTCAAGACGTTCGGCTGCGGTTCCGCCATCGCGTCTTCCTCCGTCG CGACTGAATGGGTGAAAGGGAAGCAGATGGAGGAAGTTTTATCCATTAAAAACAC GGAAATTGCAAAGCACCTCTCTCTTCCACCTGTTAAGTTACACTGCAGCATGCTTGCCGAGGATGCAATAAAGGCAGCCGTAAAAGATTATGAAGCTAAACGTGCTAAGTTGGATGGAAGCAGTGATAGTGCTAAGGATGCACCTCTCGAGAAGGCGGCTGATGCCTGA
- the LOC104418101 gene encoding uncharacterized protein LOC104418101: MEDPKAPVAECPRVETLGESTTAEHRPFSSSEDGGGGSCLRVDSLKENGNDLQPQDNGDGAAVDSVATDAEVGNANVSCGVKGSEAVDEKCGDLAFRSEVLVEEAGRNTDIVDGGDVVESAIGAAAQDVERESTIAVGAGVSSGIVEDTIVGNLENCNAGGNTEDILATVEVGGGNVSSSGDRGEELDNDVVALDGGMEPDEAPALIGDNTSEKMKLTGNGISIFVEFPGPASGAIQDRVLEGGHHLGIKEEQERTPYQVMDRMPDNKDSVSFAVGDVVWVKTKSQSWWPGKILDPLDVPKHGMETLGVDERECLLVGYLGSGHVSWCLRSHLKSFHSNFEQMLKQNKSRSFISAVEKAVDEFGTRVRLKLSCTCFLPEDEEGAVKPEEGL; encoded by the coding sequence ATGGAAGACCCGAAAGCACCCGTGGCTGAATGCCCTCGTGTCGAAACCCTAGGAGAATCCACTACTGCAGAGCATCGTCCGTTCAGTTCCAGTGAAGACGGTGGTGGTGGGTCTTGCTTGCGTGTCGATTCTCTGAAGGAAAATGGTAATGATCTCCAGCCTCAGGATAATGGTGATGGTGCAGCTGTTGATTCTGTGGCGACGGATGCTGAAGTTGGGAATGCGAACGTTAGCTGCGGTGTTAAAGGAAGTGAAGCTGTAGATGAGAAATGTGGCGACTTGGCCTTTCGTTCTGAGGTTCTGGTCGAAGAGGCTGGTAGAAATACTGATATTGTTGATGGCGGTGATGTTGTGGAGAGCGCTATCGGAGCAGCAGCTCAGGATGTTGAAAGAGAGAGCACTATTGCTGTTGGTGCAGGGGTTAGTTCGGGCATCGTTGAAGATACGATAGTTGGCAATCTAGAAAATTGCAATGCTGGTGGCAACACGGAAGACATTTTGGCAACTGTTGAGGTCGGGGGTGGAAATGTGAGCTCGAGCGGTGATAGGGGCGAGGAGCTTGATAATGATGTGGTGGCCCTAGACGGAGGAATGGAACCTGATGAAGCACCTGCTTTGATTGGAGACAATACATCTGAGAAGATGAAACTAACTGGCAACGGTATATCGATTTTTGTGGAATTTCCTGGACCAGCAAGTGGAGCAATTCAGGATCGTGTTCTTGAAGGTGGCCATCATTTGGGCATCAAAGAAGAGCAGGAGAGAACGCCTTATCAGGTGATGGATAGGATGCCAGATAATAAGGACAGCGTCAGCTTTGCTGTAGGCGATGTTGTATGGGTGAAAACTAAAAGTCAATCATGGTGGCCAGGAAAGATTCTAGATCCTTTAGATGTGCCGAAACATGGTATGGAAACATTGGGAGTTGATGAGAGGGAGTGTCTACTTGTTGGGTACTTGGGAAGTGGTCACGTTTCTTGGTGCCTCCGGTCTCACTTGAAGTCTTTTCATAGCAACTTTGAGCAGATGCTGAAACAAAATAAGTCCAGAAGCTTCATCAGTGCTGTCGAAAAGGCTGTGGATGAATTTGGCACCCGTGTGAGGCTGAAGCTCTCGTGCACATGCTTTCTAccagaagatgaagaaggggcTGTAAAGCCTGAAGAAGGGCTGTAA
- the LOC104418109 gene encoding probable inactive poly [ADP-ribose] polymerase SRO5 isoform X1, with protein MADHADQCRSPTVHAAIPDDAVAPEYNHPAIDLNRPEQNDPMDDRDSDSSLSDCESVVSSEQPPGAALSPFVECGLTELGEGDRVHGLIKERFVSRLGALAAQVAVVGIHQNRYASVAAKARAQAFQVYSEAVQKKGGGDTANVRYAWYATSKEEVSKILSYGFGYSGKPESNNGLYGCGIYFSPDSHPLESVKSAPRDEDGLRHLLLCRVILGKPELVSPGSEQSHPSSEQYDSGVDDLSSPRRYIVWSTHMNTHVLPEYVVSFRAPCCLRGLLRTPEKSRKPTSPWMPFPTLISELSKILRPSDVSLISKYYKDHKGGKISRHVLIQKVRQIAGDGLLTRIIKSFRIKQFGA; from the exons ATGGCGGATCACGCGGATCAATGTCGGTCGCCGACTGTACACGCCGCCATTCCTGATGATGCAGTCGCGCCCGAATATAACCACCCGGCGATCGACCTCAACCGTCCTGAACAGAACGATCCGATGGACGATCGGGATTCAGATTCGTCCCTCTCCGACTGCGAGAGCGTCGTCTCCTCCGAGCAGCCGCCCGGCGCCGCTCTGTCGCCGTTCGTGGAATGCGGGCTGACGGAACTCGGCGAGGGAGACAGGGTGCACGGCCTCATCAAGGAGAGGTTCGTCTCGCGGCTCGGCGCGCTCGCGGCGCAGGTCGCCGTGGTGGGGATCCACCAGAACCGCTACGCCAGCGTCGCCGCGAAAGCGCGGGCCCAGGCGTTTCAAGTGTACTCGGAGGCGGTGCAGAAGAAAGGCGGCGGCGACACCGCCAACGTGAGGTACGCGTGGTACGCGACCTCGAAGGAGGAGGTGTCGAAGATCTTGTCCTATGGATTTGGCTACAGTGGGAAGCCTGAGAGCAACAATGGCTTGTATGGCTGtggaatttatttttctcctgaTAGCCATCCGCTCGAAAG CGTTAAGTCCGCCCCTAGAGATGAAGACGGCCTAAGGCATCTGTTGCTTTGCCGGGTCATATTGGGTAAACCAGAGCTTGTTAGTCCTGGCTCGGAACAATCTCATCCAAGTTCGGAACAGTATGATTCAGGTGTTGACGACTTATCATCTCCGAGGAGATACATTGTTTGGAGCACCCACATGAACACTCACGTGTTGCCGGAGTATGTTGTCAGCTTTAGAGCCCCTTGTTGCTTGAGAG GTTTGTTGAGAACTCCGGAAAAGTCACGGAAACCAACTTCTCCTTGGATGCCGTTTCCGACTTTGATCTCGGAACTCTCTAAAATCTTACGTCCATCTGACGTCAGTTTGATCTCCAAGTATTATAAGGACCACAAA GGTGGAAAGATTTCGAGGCATGTGCTGATACAGAAAGTCAGGCAAATAGCAGGGGATGGGTTGCTGACTAGAATCATCAAAAGTTTCAGAATTAAG CAATTTGGGGCATGA
- the LOC104418109 gene encoding probable inactive poly [ADP-ribose] polymerase SRO5 isoform X2, whose translation MADHADQCRSPTVHAAIPDDAVAPEYNHPAIDLNRPEQNDPMDDRDSDSSLSDCESVVSSEQPPGAALSPFVECGLTELGEGDRVHGLIKERFVSRLGALAAQVAVVGIHQNRYASVAAKARAQAFQVYSEAVQKKGGGDTANVRYAWYATSKEEVSKILSYGFGYSGKPESNNGLYGCGIYFSPDSHPLESVKSAPRDEDGLRHLLLCRVILGKPELVSPGSEQSHPSSEQYDSGVDDLSSPRRYIVWSTHMNTHVLPEYVVSFRAPCCLRGLLRTPEKSRKPTSPWMPFPTLISELSKILRPSDVSLISKYYKDHKGGKISRHVLIQKVRQIAGDGLLTRIIKSFRIKQFGA comes from the exons ATGGCGGATCACGCGGATCAATGTCGGTCGCCGACTGTACACGCCGCCATTCCTGATGATGCAGTCGCGCCCGAATATAACCACCCGGCGATCGACCTCAACCGTCCTGAACAGAACGATCCGATGGACGATCGGGATTCAGATTCGTCCCTCTCCGACTGCGAGAGCGTCGTCTCCTCCGAGCAGCCGCCCGGCGCCGCTCTGTCGCCGTTCGTGGAATGCGGGCTGACGGAACTCGGCGAGGGAGACAGGGTGCACGGCCTCATCAAGGAGAGGTTCGTCTCGCGGCTCGGCGCGCTCGCGGCGCAGGTCGCCGTGGTGGGGATCCACCAGAACCGCTACGCCAGCGTCGCCGCGAAAGCGCGGGCCCAGGCGTTTCAAGTGTACTCGGAGGCGGTGCAGAAGAAAGGCGGCGGCGACACCGCCAACGTGAGGTACGCGTGGTACGCGACCTCGAAGGAGGAGGTGTCGAAGATCTTGTCCTATGGATTTGGCTACAGTGGGAAGCCTGAGAGCAACAATGGCTTGTATGGCTGtggaatttatttttctcctgaTAGCCATCCGCTCGAAAG CGTTAAGTCCGCCCCTAGAGATGAAGACGGCCTAAGGCATCTGTTGCTTTGCCGGGTCATATTGGGTAAACCAGAGCTTGTTAGTCCTGGCTCGGAACAATCTCATCCAAGTTCGGAACAGTATGATTCAGGTGTTGACGACTTATCATCTCCGAGGAGATACATTGTTTGGAGCACCCACATGAACACTCACGTGTTGCCGGAGTATGTTGTCAGCTTTAGAGCCCCTTGTTGCTTGAGAG GTTTGTTGAGAACTCCGGAAAAGTCACGGAAACCAACTTCTCCTTGGATGCCGTTTCCGACTTTGATCTCGGAACTCTCTAAAATCTTACGTCCATCTGACGTCAGTTTGATCTCCAAGTATTATAAGGACCACAAA GGTGGAAAGATTTCGAGGCATGTGCTGATACAGAAAGTCAGGCAAATAGCAGGGGATGGGTTGCTGACTAGAATCATCAAAAGTTTCAGAATTAAG